One genomic region from Haloarcula sp. DT43 encodes:
- a CDS encoding rhomboid family intramembrane serine protease yields the protein MIQSLPTPAAPGWLPWQEAVVLAVVLGVLLAVRRLADARPGTSARARLFLGVPWGTLLTMAAVTAVYLFLQGAWWHPRNPLVTPFRTWSYFYPFGMLTGAFTHGSQGHLTGNLMGTLVYGTVAEYVWGHYPRERGVQTFTSLRTNPLARILAVPAAMFAVGVFSAVFAIGPVVGFSGVVFALAGFALVTRPTLFLGALLGSRVLDLLYSALRYPVSTASGQTRFVTPWWSNVAIQGHAIGILAGVVVALALLWHRDERPDTLRVFFATLVFAVAQGLWAVYLPLGGGRFRLFRWAGTALVFVLALVVAAATVGSDRRFRPTFDRRPASLAVLVLLVVLAALSLAAVPTNVVDIRADQLPEDGIEVRDYVVTYDEDVPNAYFEGIWMPTRGVTSVNASGVIVASADRDVWIVAVQPGQLAVDGEERVTVGGPTWRESVYATRTDWAVVGNTSVYRVQLRRQDSRARTAYTSAPSTADLTLDGRNVTLAARENGFDVVVTRGNETVGQAPLPANMTQTRIGGLTVKRNRTRLYAGTGDTRVKVAQRRQTDR from the coding sequence ATGATACAGTCGCTGCCGACGCCGGCCGCACCCGGCTGGCTCCCGTGGCAGGAAGCGGTCGTCCTCGCCGTGGTCCTCGGCGTCCTCCTCGCGGTCCGACGCCTGGCCGACGCCCGACCGGGGACCAGCGCCCGGGCGCGGCTCTTCCTCGGCGTCCCGTGGGGAACGCTGCTGACGATGGCCGCCGTCACGGCGGTGTACCTGTTCCTGCAGGGCGCGTGGTGGCACCCGCGAAACCCGCTCGTGACGCCCTTCCGGACGTGGTCGTACTTCTACCCGTTCGGGATGCTCACCGGGGCGTTCACCCACGGTAGCCAGGGCCACCTCACGGGGAACCTCATGGGAACGCTGGTGTACGGAACGGTCGCGGAGTACGTCTGGGGCCACTACCCTCGGGAGCGCGGCGTGCAGACGTTCACGTCGCTCCGAACGAACCCTCTGGCCCGGATTCTGGCCGTCCCCGCCGCCATGTTCGCCGTCGGCGTGTTCTCCGCAGTGTTCGCCATCGGGCCGGTCGTGGGTTTTTCCGGCGTGGTGTTCGCCCTCGCCGGGTTCGCGCTCGTGACGCGGCCGACGCTGTTTCTCGGCGCGTTGCTCGGCTCCCGGGTGCTCGACCTCCTCTATTCGGCGCTTCGCTACCCGGTGTCGACGGCGTCGGGGCAGACCCGGTTCGTGACGCCGTGGTGGTCCAACGTCGCCATCCAGGGCCACGCTATCGGCATCCTGGCTGGCGTCGTCGTCGCCCTCGCGCTCCTGTGGCACCGGGACGAGCGCCCCGACACGCTCCGGGTGTTCTTTGCGACGCTCGTGTTCGCCGTCGCACAGGGGCTGTGGGCGGTGTACCTCCCGCTCGGCGGCGGCCGGTTCCGGCTGTTTCGCTGGGCTGGGACGGCGCTCGTGTTCGTCCTGGCGCTGGTCGTCGCGGCGGCTACCGTCGGCTCCGACCGTCGGTTCCGGCCGACCTTCGACCGGCGGCCGGCCTCGCTCGCGGTGCTGGTCCTGCTGGTCGTCCTCGCCGCGCTGAGTCTCGCCGCCGTCCCGACCAACGTCGTCGACATCCGGGCGGACCAGCTCCCCGAGGACGGCATCGAGGTCAGGGACTACGTGGTAACCTACGATGAGGACGTACCCAACGCGTACTTCGAGGGAATCTGGATGCCCACACGGGGGGTGACGAGCGTCAACGCGAGCGGCGTCATCGTCGCCAGCGCGGACCGAGATGTCTGGATAGTCGCCGTCCAACCGGGCCAACTGGCCGTCGACGGCGAGGAACGGGTCACGGTCGGCGGGCCGACCTGGCGCGAGTCGGTGTACGCGACCCGGACGGACTGGGCAGTTGTCGGCAACACCAGCGTCTACCGAGTCCAGCTCAGACGCCAGGACAGCCGGGCCCGGACGGCCTACACCTCGGCACCGTCGACGGCGGACCTGACACTCGACGGCCGGAACGTGACGCTGGCGGCCCGCGAAAACGGGTTCGACGTGGTCGTCACCCGGGGCAACGAGACGGTCGGGCAAGCGCCGCTACCGGCGAACATGACGCAGACGCGAATCGGCGGCCTGACCGTCAAGCGGAACCGGACCCGGCTGTACGCGGGGACCGGCGACACCCGCGTCAAGGTCGCGCAGCGCCGCCAGACTGACCGCTAG
- a CDS encoding METTL5 family protein: MPTKSALAQQLAVVAGFDNPRASLEQYRTPPDLAAHLVHTADLQDDIQGRTVVDLGCGTGMLALGAALRSPARVVGLDIDPAPLSTARANERKVGSTTSVSWVRADATAAPLCPPVGETTVVMNPPFGAQSDNEHADRRFLETAAAIAGVSYSIHNEGSRSFVESFAADNGGEVTHAFETEFDLPRQFDFHESDRRAITAEVYRIDWT; this comes from the coding sequence ATGCCGACAAAGAGTGCGCTCGCCCAGCAGCTCGCCGTCGTCGCCGGGTTCGACAACCCACGGGCCAGTCTCGAACAGTACCGGACACCGCCGGACCTGGCGGCGCATCTCGTCCACACCGCGGACCTCCAGGACGACATCCAGGGGCGGACGGTCGTCGACCTCGGCTGTGGCACCGGCATGCTGGCGCTGGGTGCGGCGCTGCGGTCGCCGGCCCGGGTCGTCGGGCTGGACATCGACCCCGCGCCGCTGTCGACGGCGCGGGCTAACGAGCGGAAGGTCGGGTCGACCACGTCGGTCTCGTGGGTCCGGGCGGACGCGACGGCGGCCCCGCTGTGTCCCCCCGTCGGCGAAACCACCGTCGTCATGAATCCACCGTTCGGCGCGCAGTCGGACAACGAACACGCCGACCGCCGGTTCCTCGAAACCGCCGCGGCCATCGCGGGCGTCTCCTACTCGATTCACAACGAGGGGAGCCGGTCGTTCGTGGAGTCGTTCGCCGCCGACAACGGCGGCGAGGTGACCCACGCCTTCGAGACGGAGTTCGACCTGCCGCGGCAGTTCGACTTCCACGAGTCGGACCGCCGGGCCATCACGGCGGAAGTGTACCGCATCGACTGGACCTAG
- a CDS encoding sensor histidine kinase — protein sequence MDDRPEDVEDGDSAERDRYLAAMQDLTAAMAAGGSSFRERVEPVLAVGREHLGFPNGHIAVISGGEHEVVASSGLSAAIVPGDRTPLSETYCRHTLEEAGIYVVADASESMPTDPAYERFGLEAYVGTTLQADGSEYGTLCFVNDREAIADLTDWQRTLFEHLTRWVEAEIEREQTVRTRDRSQRLLEATFNSPETFIGILDADGTLVRANETALEFIDAEAETVFGDPFWETPWWTHDEAVADRCRDAVERAAGGEIVRFEAEHVGADGQRISTAVVARPVSAEGTVRKLVVEGTDITDRKRREEQMEFFNSVLRHDILNGMNVIEARAETLADSLEGTRATYAETILDWSRDIVDLTRKVRSVLSTMSEDGLTDAASVELAPVVERAADRAASMDENGSVETDVHRGVDVVADDLLDDVVGNILTNAVEHGGPAPTIELTTELDGSVVRLRVADDGPGIPPAEREAVFEKGEYGSQSQGTGFGLYFVSVMVDSYGGDIWVEDSDLGGAAFYVQLQVS from the coding sequence ATGGACGACCGGCCGGAGGACGTCGAAGACGGCGATTCGGCGGAGCGCGACCGATACCTCGCGGCCATGCAGGACCTGACTGCAGCGATGGCCGCCGGCGGGTCGTCGTTTCGGGAGCGGGTCGAACCGGTCCTGGCCGTCGGTCGGGAGCACCTGGGGTTTCCGAACGGGCACATCGCAGTCATCTCCGGCGGCGAACACGAAGTCGTCGCCAGCAGCGGTCTGTCGGCGGCGATTGTGCCGGGGGACAGGACACCGCTTTCGGAGACGTACTGCAGACACACGCTCGAAGAGGCCGGTATCTACGTCGTCGCCGACGCGAGCGAGTCGATGCCGACAGACCCCGCCTACGAGCGGTTCGGGCTGGAGGCGTACGTCGGGACGACGCTGCAGGCCGACGGCTCGGAGTACGGGACGCTGTGTTTCGTCAACGACCGCGAGGCGATTGCGGACCTCACCGACTGGCAGCGGACGCTGTTCGAACACCTGACGCGGTGGGTGGAGGCAGAGATAGAGCGCGAGCAGACCGTCAGGACGCGCGACCGGAGCCAGCGCCTGCTCGAAGCGACGTTCAACTCTCCGGAGACGTTCATCGGTATCCTCGACGCGGACGGGACCCTCGTCAGGGCCAACGAGACCGCGCTGGAGTTCATCGACGCCGAGGCGGAAACGGTCTTCGGGGACCCGTTCTGGGAGACGCCCTGGTGGACCCACGACGAAGCCGTCGCGGACCGCTGTCGGGACGCGGTCGAGCGGGCCGCCGGGGGTGAGATAGTCCGGTTCGAGGCGGAACACGTCGGGGCCGACGGCCAGCGTATCTCGACCGCCGTCGTGGCCAGGCCGGTCTCGGCCGAGGGCACCGTCCGGAAGCTCGTCGTCGAGGGAACGGACATAACGGACCGCAAGCGCCGCGAAGAGCAGATGGAGTTTTTCAACAGCGTTCTCAGACACGACATCCTCAACGGGATGAACGTCATCGAGGCCCGCGCGGAGACGCTCGCGGACTCGCTGGAGGGGACACGGGCCACCTACGCCGAGACGATTCTGGACTGGAGCCGGGACATCGTCGACCTCACACGGAAGGTCCGGAGCGTCCTGAGCACGATGTCGGAGGACGGGCTGACCGACGCGGCGTCAGTTGAACTGGCTCCGGTCGTCGAGCGAGCGGCGGACAGGGCAGCCTCGATGGACGAGAACGGGTCGGTCGAAACTGACGTTCACCGGGGGGTCGACGTCGTGGCCGACGACCTCCTCGACGACGTGGTCGGCAACATCCTGACAAACGCCGTCGAACACGGCGGTCCGGCCCCGACAATCGAACTGACGACGGAACTCGACGGGTCGGTGGTGCGCCTGCGCGTCGCCGACGACGGCCCCGGGATACCGCCCGCCGAGCGCGAAGCCGTCTTCGAGAAGGGCGAGTACGGGAGCCAGTCGCAGGGGACCGGGTTCGGACTCTACTTCGTGTCGGTGATGGTCGACAGCTACGGCGGCGACATCTGGGTCGAAGACAGCGACCTCGGCGGAGCCGCCTTCTACGTCCAACTCCAGGTGTCATAA
- a CDS encoding hybrid sensor histidine kinase/response regulator: MPETVHLDVLLVEDNPGDARLVDHHLKSPAVAHFVDDVTVSHVESLAPVAERSGATYDVVLLDLGLPESTGLATLDRATEMVDAAPIIVLTGMQNQEMAIEAINRGAQDYLPKADLDGDRLVRALRYAVVRSRQQRAIQRQTDQMDFFNSILQHDILNGMNVIRARGELLESELESKEREYASTIVQWSDDLIDLTEKVRSVLETVTDEGGRDHEHRELQTVLAAAAERAQSVSDECTVTVEPHSVTVIADELLDDVFGNLFLNAVEHGGPDVTIDVTTAVEDGVVTVCIADDGDGVPDSEARRIFERGEKGSESGGTGFGLYFVDTMVRSYGGDIWVEDSDLGGAAFYVELPHASL, encoded by the coding sequence ATGCCGGAGACGGTTCATCTCGACGTGCTCCTGGTCGAGGACAACCCCGGGGACGCCCGCCTCGTCGACCACCACCTGAAATCGCCGGCCGTGGCGCACTTCGTCGACGACGTGACCGTGTCCCACGTCGAGTCGCTGGCCCCCGTCGCCGAGCGGTCCGGGGCGACGTACGACGTGGTGTTGCTGGACCTCGGTCTGCCCGAGTCGACGGGGCTTGCGACGCTCGACCGGGCGACCGAGATGGTCGACGCTGCGCCGATTATCGTGCTCACCGGGATGCAGAACCAGGAGATGGCCATCGAAGCCATCAACCGCGGGGCACAGGACTACCTGCCGAAGGCGGACCTGGACGGCGATCGGCTCGTCCGGGCGCTCCGGTACGCGGTCGTCAGGAGCCGCCAGCAACGCGCCATCCAGCGCCAGACTGACCAGATGGACTTCTTCAACAGCATCCTGCAACACGACATCCTCAACGGGATGAACGTCATCCGGGCCCGGGGCGAACTCCTCGAAAGCGAGCTCGAAAGCAAGGAGCGGGAGTACGCATCGACCATCGTCCAGTGGAGCGACGACCTCATCGACCTCACCGAGAAGGTCCGGTCGGTGCTGGAGACGGTCACGGACGAGGGTGGGCGGGACCACGAACACCGGGAGCTACAGACCGTCCTCGCCGCCGCGGCGGAGCGCGCACAGTCGGTCAGCGACGAGTGTACCGTCACCGTCGAACCACACTCGGTCACAGTCATCGCGGACGAACTGCTCGACGACGTGTTCGGGAACCTCTTTCTCAACGCGGTCGAACACGGCGGCCCGGACGTGACCATCGACGTGACGACGGCGGTCGAGGACGGCGTCGTGACGGTCTGTATCGCCGACGACGGCGACGGCGTCCCGGACAGCGAGGCCCGCCGCATCTTCGAGCGCGGCGAGAAGGGCTCCGAGTCCGGCGGCACCGGCTTCGGTCTCTACTTCGTGGACACGATGGTGCGGAGCTACGGCGGCGACATCTGGGTCGAGGACAGCGACCTCGGCGGAGCCGCCTTCTACGTCGAACTCCCGCACGCGTCGCTGTAG
- a CDS encoding response regulator: MTESAEGRPVEILLAEDNPGDVKLTEKALEKGKVLNNLHVVNDGVEALKFLRQEGEYADASRPDLLLLDLNMPRKGGQDVLEEMKTDESLRRIPVVVLTSSEAEEDIVESYNLHANAYLTKPVDFDGFVDVVSSVEEFFLTVVKRPPK; encoded by the coding sequence ATGACTGAGTCCGCGGAGGGCCGGCCGGTCGAGATTCTGCTGGCCGAGGACAACCCCGGGGACGTCAAACTGACCGAGAAGGCCCTGGAGAAGGGGAAGGTGCTGAACAACCTCCACGTGGTCAACGACGGCGTCGAGGCGCTGAAGTTCCTCCGGCAGGAGGGCGAGTACGCGGACGCGAGCCGCCCGGACCTGCTGTTGCTCGACCTCAACATGCCCCGAAAAGGGGGCCAGGATGTCCTCGAAGAGATGAAAACCGACGAGTCGCTCCGGCGGATTCCGGTCGTCGTGTTGACCAGCTCCGAGGCCGAGGAAGACATCGTCGAGTCGTACAATCTCCACGCGAACGCCTACCTGACGAAACCGGTGGACTTCGACGGGTTCGTCGACGTCGTGAGCAGCGTCGAGGAGTTCTTCCTGACGGTCGTCAAGCGGCCGCCGAAGTAA